One Brassica napus cultivar Da-Ae chromosome C4, Da-Ae, whole genome shotgun sequence genomic region harbors:
- the LOC106450816 gene encoding isoamylase 1, chloroplastic, translated as MDAIKCSSTFLPLTNPNTLFSNHTFPKFPAPNFNRRAAQPLSISAKDTRTTEPENVAVVEKPPLSKRFLVSDGLTSPFGATVRDDGVNFSVYSSNSVSATICLISLSDLRQNKVTEEIDLDPSTNRTGHVWHVFLKGSFEDMLYGYRFDGKFSPQEGHYYDSSNILLDPYAKAIISRDEFGVLEADDNCWPQMACMVPTLGEEFDWEGDMPLKLSQKDLVIYEMHVRGFTRHESSDIEFPGTYQGVAEKLDHLQELGINCIELMPCHEFNELEYYSYNPILGDHRVNFWGYSTIGFFSPMVRYSSASSRNFAGRAINEFKTLVKEAHKRGIEVIMDVVLNHTAEGNEKGPILSFRGVDNSVYYMLAPKGEFYNYSGCGNTFNCNHPVVRQFIVDCLRYWVTEMHVDGFRFDLGSIMSRSSSLWDAANVYGADVEGDLLTTGTPVSCPPVIDMISNDPVLRGVKLIAEAWDAGGLYQVGMFPHWGIWSEWNGKFRDVVRHFIKGTDGFSGAFAECLCGSPNLYQGGRKPWNSINFVCAHDGFTMADLVTYNNKSNLANGEENNDGENHNCSWNCGEEGDFVSISVKRLRKRQMRNFFVSLMVAQGVPMIYMGDEYGHTKGGNNNTYCHDNYLNYFRWDKKEEAHDDYFRFCRLLIKFRDECESLGLDDFPTAKRLQWHGITPETPDWSETSRFVAFSLVDSVKKEIYVGFNTSHLATLVTLPNRPGYRWEPFVDTSKPSPFDCITHDLPGRETAMKQYRHFLDANMYPMLSYSSIILLLSPIDDS; from the exons ATGGATGCAATCAAATGCAGCTCCACCTTCCTCCCCCTCACCAATCCCAACACTCTCTTCTCTAACCACACATTCCCTAAATTCCCCGCCCCCAATTTCAACCGTCGAGCCGCGCAGCCACTGTCCATCTCCGCCAAGGACACAAGAACCACCGAACCCGAAAACGTCGCCGTAGTGGAGAAACCTCCTCTATCGAAGAGATTCCTCGTCTCCGACGGACTCACTTCCCCGTTCGGCGCCACCGTGAGAGACGACGGCGTCAATTTCTCCGTCTACTCTTCAAACTCCGTCTCCGCCACCATCTGCTTGATCTCCCTCTCCGATCTCCGTCAG AACAAAGTGACGGAGGAGATTGATCTCGATCCATCGACGAATAGAACGGGCCACGTGTGGCACGTGTTCTTGAAAGGGAGCTTCGAAGATATGCTGTATGGTTATAGATTCGATGGGAAGTTTTCTCCTCAAGAAGGTCATTACTATGACTCCTCCAATATCTTATTGGATCCTTACGCTAAG GCAATTATTAGTAGGGATGAGTTTGGAGTTTTGGAAGCTGATGATAATTGTTGGCCTCAAATGGCGTGTATGGTGCCCACTCTTGGTGAAGAG TTTGATTGGGAAGGGGATATGCCTTTGAAGCTTTCACAGAAGGATCTTGTCATATATGAAATGCATGTGCGAGGTTTCACAAGGCATGAATCTAGCGACATCGAGTTCCCGGGCACGTACCAGGGTGTTGCGGAGAAGCTTGACCACTTGCAG GAGCTTGGGATCAATTGCATTGAGTTAATGCCATGTCACGAGTTTAATGAGCTGGAGTATTACAGCTACAATCCGATATTGGGAGATCACAG GGTAAATTTTTGGGGTTATTCTACCATTGGGTTTTTCTCGCCCATGGTCAGATACTCATCGGCAAGCTCTCGCAACTTTGCTGGAAGAGCCATTAATGAGTTCAAAACTCTTGTTAAAGAAGCACATAAACGAGGAATTGAG GTTATCATGGATGTCGTTTTGAACCACACTGCCGAAGGCAATGAAAAAGGACCTATTTTATCATTTAGAGGAGTTGATAACAGTGTCTATTACATGCTTGCTCCAAAG GGCGAGTTCTATAATTATTCAGGCTGTGGCAATACTTTTAACTGCAATCATCCTGTAGTGCGTCAGTTCATAGTGGATTGCCTGAG ATATTGGGTAACAGAAATGCATGTTGACGGCTTCCGCTTTGATCTTGGTTCAATCATGTCAAGGAGCAGCAG CCTTTGGGATGCAGCCAATGTTTATGGGGCTGATGTAGAAGGTGACTTGCTGACCACTGGTACCCCTGTTAGCTGCCCTCCTGTAATTGACATGATAAGTAACGATCCAGTACTTCGTGGTGTTAAG TTAATAGCTGAAGCATGGGATGCGGGTGGCCTTTACCAAGTTGGCATGTTTCCACACTGGGGTATTTGGTCTGAGTGGAATGGAAAG TTCCGGGATGTTGTTAGACACTTCATAAAAGGCACCGATGGCTTTTCCGGTGCTTTTGCTGAATGTCTCTGTGGAAGCCCAAACTTGTACCAG GGAGGCAGGAAACCATGGAACAGCATCAATTTTGTATGTGCGCATGATGGGTTTACCATGGCAGATTTAGTAACTTACAACAATAAGAGTAACTTGGCAAATGGAGAAGAGAATAATGATGGAGAGAATCACAATTGCAGCTGGAACTGCGGAGAG GAGGGAGACTTTGTGAGTATATCCGTGAAGAGATTAAGGAAACGACAAATGCGAAATTTCTTTGTTTCCCTCATGGTTGCCCAG GGTGTCCCGATGATCTACATGGGAGATGAATATGGTCATACGAAAGGGGGGAACAACAACACCTATTGCCATGACAACTAT TTAAACTATTTTCGGTGggataaaaaagaagaagcacaTGATGACTACTTCAGATTCTGCCGTCTTCTGATCAAGTTCCGTGA TGAATGTGAATCACTTGGCCTGGACGACTTCCCAACCGCAAAGCGTCTGCAGTGGCATGGTATTACTCCTGAGACGCCAGATTGGTCTGAAACAAGTCGATTCGTTGCATTTTCACTG GTGGATTCAGTGAAGAAAGAAATATACGTGGGCTTCAACACGAGTCATTTAGCCACACTTGTTACACTGCCTAACCGGCCTGGATACCGGTGGGAGCCATTCGTAGACACGAGCAAACCGAGCCCTTTCGACTGCATAACACACGATCTACCAGGGAGAGAGACGGCGATGAAGCAATACAGACACTTCTTAGACGCAAATATGTACCCAATGCTCAGTTACTCTTCCATCATTCTCCTCCTTTCACCAATCGACGACAGCTGA